From the genome of Motacilla alba alba isolate MOTALB_02 chromosome 13, Motacilla_alba_V1.0_pri, whole genome shotgun sequence, one region includes:
- the IRF1 gene encoding interferon regulatory factor 1 translates to MPVSRMRMRPWLEMQIDSNQIPGLIWINKDKRIFQIPWKHAAKHGWDMEKDACLFRSWAIHTGRYKEGEKDPDPKTWKANFRCAMNSLPDIEEVKDKSINKGSSAVRVYRMLPPLTKHQKKERKSKSSREVRNKSKRKCYEETRLKESAESLTNTPLPDDHSGYTIHDYAGQEVEVESTAITLDLSSCEVSGSLSDWRPAMEVTMADSTNDLYQLQVSPLASSSEVTDEDEEEINPDMFKLLEPAQDWYNTSIGGKGFLTNESGTQSLCSTYSYKEQDGDIDTTSGEMDFRFYDQKNSQDFSWLDSVRPTMQVIPCGL, encoded by the exons ATGCCAGTGTCAAGAATGCGCATGAGGCCGTGGCTGGAAATGCAGATTGATTCCAATCAAATACCAGGACTGATATGGATTAACAAG GACAAGAGGATCTTTCAGATCCCATGGAAACATGCAGCTAAGCATGGCTGGGACATGGAGAAGGATGCCTGCCTTTTCCGGAGCTGGGCCATTCACACAG GAAGGTATAAAGAAGGTGAGAAAGATCCTGATCCAAAAACCTGGAAGGCAAATTTCCGCTGTGCCATGAATTCCCTGCCTGACATTGAAGAAGTGAAGGATAAAAGCATCAACAAAGGCTCCAGTGCTGTCAGGGTTTACAGGATGCTGCCACCCTTGACAAAGCATCAGAAGAAAG aaaggaAGTCAAAGTCTTCAAGAGAAGTAAGAAACAAGAGCAAGAGAAAG TGTTATGAAGAGACAAGGCTGAAAGAGTCAGCAGAAAGCTTAACCAACACTCCTTTGCCAGATGACCACAGTGGCTACACCATTCACGACTATGCAGGGCAGGAAGTGGAGGTGGAGAGCACAGCCATCACCTTAG ACCTGTCCTCCTGCGAGGTGAGCGGCTCCCTGAGCGACTGGAGGCCAGCAATGGAGGTCACCATGGCCGACAGCACCAACGACCTCTACCAGCTCCAGGTGTCTCCCCTGGCTTCCTCCTCAGAGG TCACAGACGAAgatgaagaggaaataaatcCGGATATGTTTAAG CTGCTTGAACCAGCCCAAGACTGGTACAACACCAGCATTGGGGGGAAAGGCTTTCTCACCAACGAGTCAGGCACTCAGAGCCTGTGCAGCACCTACAGCTACAAGGAGCAGGACGGGGACATCGACACCACCTCAG GAGAGATGGATTTCAGGTTCTACGACCAGAAAAACAGCCAAGACTTCTCCTGGCTGGATTCTGTGAGGCCAACCATGCAAGTCATTCCCTGTGGATTGTAA